The Thermosynechococcus sp. CL-1 genomic interval CTGTTCAAGGGCGATCGCTGCACGTTGCCCCCACTCGTGAATACTCGATGGATTGCCCCACTGCTGTTCATAGGCCGCCACCATCGCTGCAATAGCCTCTGCTCGACAGGGGGTCGTTGCACCATAGTCGAAATACAGTTGCATGGGCAGGAGCAGCTCCCAAAAACCAATGGCGGAACTGTCATAAAACCCAGTCCCTTAAGCCAATTGTAACCGATTATTCCCTAGCTCCTTTTTGCTGCCAAACCGCTGAATCTGAGAGATGACTTGAATTTCCCCCGCAATAATCCCTGTAACCAGCTCCTGCATTGCTTGATATTCTGTGGCGCTCAGGGAACGCTGCCACAACAATTCATTGATCTGCCGCTCTTGAGCAGGGGTTACGATCCGAGTCGCCTGAATACGGCGGATTAGCTCCAGCAGCGTCATACATCAATCCCCTTGCAATTTGCGTGTATGGTCTCAACTATGCCAGTGCTTCACAAAGCTTAACTGTGATCAACAGCACACAAAGACGTTGATCTCAATCACAAGTTCCTATTTGAGACTGAAAATAGTTGCTCTTTAGAACTCCACGTTGAGGGTGTCCCATGCCACCTGCGGATACAGGCATTCGAGTTCCTCTAGGCAGGTAAACTTTTGCTGCCGCCGCCGCTCCAAAATCGCATTGGCTGTAGCAGCGTCAATTCCCAGTTTCTGCTGCATTTGTTGGCGGGTGGCACGGTTGATGGCGATCGCTGGCGCAATTTTCTGAGCAACAGCAACCGTTTTCTCCTCACCCCGATTGATCAGGATATCCCCTTTCTCTGGCGCAGTAGCTACAGCTGGATTGTCTTGGGGCGCGTCCCGGGGAATTTCGTAATGGAGAAAATCCCGCGCCAAGCGAGTATTGGGGAAAATGGCTTGTGCTTCCGCAAGCAGATCCTCCACCTGCACGGGATTGCCGGGGGCGTAGCGGGCACTAAAGTGGGTGAGGAAGAGCAATTTCACTTGGGCAAAGGCCGCCACCTGAGCCGCCATCGTGGATGTAGAATGCAGCCGTGCAAAAGCCAGATCCGCCTCCTGATGGGAAAATGTCGCCTCGTGGATGAGGACATCCGCCTGTTGGGCTAATTCAACCGCGCTTTCACAAAAGACTGTATCGGTGCAATAAACCATACTGCGCCCCCGCTGCGGTGGATCACAGAAGTCGCGGCCATCAAAGGTGCGGCCATCTGCGAGGGCGATTGTTTTTCCCTGCTTGAGTTGACCATACAGTGGTCCAAAGGGAATTCCCAAGGCTTGGGCTTTTTCCACATGAAAGCGACCGGGGCGATCGCTCTCGGTGACGCGGTAGCCAAAGGCGGGAACACGATGATGCAGCAGCCGACAGGTCACGGTAAACTCGCCATCACTAAAGACTTCCCCCGGCTCCACCGTATGCACCTGCAACTTGTAGGGAAGCCGCATCACAGACCAGCGCAAACAACTGGCAATGTAGCGATCCAATGTCGGCGGGCCATAGACATCAATTTGACTCACGGTTCCCGCAAGGCCGCAACTGGCAAGCAAGCCCATCAGGCCAAAGATGTGATCGCCGTGCATGTGGGTAATGAAAATGCGGCGGATCTGACTGGTTCGCAGGTCACTGCGCAGCAATTGGTGCTGGGTGGCTTCACCGCAGTCAAAGAGCCAAATTTCCTTGCGCTGGGGCAGCCGCAGAGCCACACTGGAAACATTGCGTGTGCGGGTGGGCACCCCAGAACTGGTGCCTAGAAATGTAATTTCCACGCTTAGTCGTCTAGGAGTTGCAGGTCATCAAAACGAATTTCAAAGGTGCTGGTCTGACCATTTTCATGGGTGCGCACCACCTGCCGGCTCATCAGGTAGTAATTGCCGACGGGCACATAGGTATCCTCAAACTCCATTTGCCGCAGCACTTCGTTGGTTTGCGGATTGCGGAAG includes:
- a CDS encoding ribonuclease Z, which codes for MEITFLGTSSGVPTRTRNVSSVALRLPQRKEIWLFDCGEATQHQLLRSDLRTSQIRRIFITHMHGDHIFGLMGLLASCGLAGTVSQIDVYGPPTLDRYIASCLRWSVMRLPYKLQVHTVEPGEVFSDGEFTVTCRLLHHRVPAFGYRVTESDRPGRFHVEKAQALGIPFGPLYGQLKQGKTIALADGRTFDGRDFCDPPQRGRSMVYCTDTVFCESAVELAQQADVLIHEATFSHQEADLAFARLHSTSTMAAQVAAFAQVKLLFLTHFSARYAPGNPVQVEDLLAEAQAIFPNTRLARDFLHYEIPRDAPQDNPAVATAPEKGDILINRGEEKTVAVAQKIAPAIAINRATRQQMQQKLGIDAATANAILERRRQQKFTCLEELECLYPQVAWDTLNVEF